One segment of Arcanobacterium phocae DNA contains the following:
- a CDS encoding GntR family transcriptional regulator: MVDKEKDASLDKPFALDLVLNRNSAEPLYQQILAPISQLIKNGSLQPNQLLEDEISMAKRLNISRPTARRALQELVDSGLLIRRRGVGTRVTPSHVHRQLALTSLNDDLVKAGHATRTEVLKYQIHLATQEEVEFLNCDPDEELVTIQRLRWIDDHPLAILNNIIPSRIAPSLTELSHYGLYESFSHQGIVPISAVQTLGAKNASKAEADMLQIEPQTALFTMQRTAYDSQGKVIEHGNHVYDSQQYKMTFPLVNPAN, from the coding sequence ATGGTGGATAAAGAAAAGGACGCGTCTCTTGACAAACCTTTCGCGCTCGATTTAGTACTCAACAGAAATTCGGCCGAACCTCTTTATCAGCAAATCCTCGCACCCATCTCGCAACTAATTAAGAACGGTAGTCTGCAACCAAATCAGTTGCTTGAAGATGAGATATCCATGGCCAAACGTCTTAACATTTCACGACCCACAGCACGTCGCGCACTTCAAGAGCTCGTTGATTCTGGCCTTCTTATTCGACGACGTGGCGTTGGTACAAGGGTCACCCCCTCTCATGTACATCGCCAGCTTGCGCTAACATCCCTCAATGACGACCTTGTCAAAGCTGGTCATGCCACACGAACAGAAGTTCTTAAATACCAGATCCATTTAGCCACCCAAGAAGAAGTTGAATTTCTCAACTGCGACCCAGACGAAGAACTTGTTACTATCCAGAGATTGCGTTGGATTGATGACCACCCGCTAGCAATCTTAAATAACATCATTCCAAGCAGGATTGCTCCATCTTTGACCGAGCTGTCTCACTATGGACTCTACGAATCCTTCAGCCATCAAGGGATAGTCCCCATTTCGGCAGTGCAAACGTTAGGGGCGAAAAACGCAAGTAAAGCTGAGGCAGACATGCTTCAAATTGAACCCCAAACAGCACTATTTACCATGCAGCGAACCGCATATGACTCTCAAGGGAAAGTTATCGAGCATGGCAATCACGTTTATGATTCGCAACAATATAAGATGACATTTCCGCTTGTAAATCCAGCAAACTAG
- a CDS encoding transaldolase family protein, producing MSDTKYTPGPLLTACESFDTVLWNDSSDLEELQTSISYGGVGATCNPVIAYTTIAKHPEIWTDRIRKIAEDHPTWSESQIGWQAVMDMSVEAAKLLEPTFDKTHGHDGRLSVQTDPRLHRDARALADQAELFHNLTKNIIVKIPATKTGIEAIEMATERGVSVNVTVSFSVPQAVQAAAAIQRGLEKREAAGHDTSQMSPVVTIMVGRLDDWLKHVVKRDKIFLDPSALEWAGVAAVKRAYKIFNERGYRARVLVAAFRNVLQWSEFQGGDLVVSPPFSWQKLINDSDYEPIEKMSIDVDEHYLTQLRRIPDFNRAYEPDGMTLEEFETFGPTVRTLRQFLNADNDLDMLIRDILIPAQ from the coding sequence ATGTCAGATACTAAATACACACCAGGTCCACTATTAACAGCATGCGAATCGTTCGACACTGTCTTATGGAACGACTCTTCAGATCTTGAGGAATTGCAAACTTCAATTTCATATGGTGGCGTAGGAGCAACCTGCAATCCTGTCATCGCTTATACAACCATCGCAAAGCATCCTGAAATTTGGACTGACCGCATCCGGAAGATCGCTGAAGATCACCCAACCTGGAGCGAATCTCAGATCGGCTGGCAAGCGGTCATGGATATGTCCGTAGAGGCAGCTAAGCTGTTGGAGCCAACTTTCGATAAGACACATGGTCATGATGGACGCCTATCCGTTCAAACAGACCCTCGCTTACATCGTGACGCTCGCGCACTTGCTGACCAAGCCGAACTGTTCCATAACCTTACAAAGAACATCATCGTCAAGATTCCAGCCACAAAGACCGGAATCGAAGCAATCGAAATGGCAACCGAACGCGGTGTCTCAGTCAATGTAACCGTGTCTTTCTCAGTCCCCCAAGCAGTTCAAGCTGCCGCTGCTATTCAGCGAGGGCTTGAGAAGCGTGAAGCTGCTGGACATGACACCTCACAGATGAGTCCAGTTGTCACAATCATGGTTGGTCGCCTTGACGATTGGCTTAAGCACGTCGTAAAACGCGACAAGATTTTCTTGGATCCATCCGCATTGGAGTGGGCCGGAGTAGCCGCAGTCAAGCGCGCATACAAGATTTTTAACGAACGCGGATACCGTGCTCGTGTGCTTGTTGCAGCATTCCGCAATGTACTTCAATGGAGTGAATTCCAAGGTGGCGACCTTGTGGTTTCTCCACCGTTCTCTTGGCAGAAACTCATTAATGACTCAGATTATGAGCCAATCGAAAAGATGAGCATTGACGTTGATGAGCATTACCTCACCCAGCTACGGAGAATCCCCGATTTCAACCGTGCCTACGAACCGGACGGGATGACATTGGAGGAATTTGAAACGTTTGGCCCAACAGTTCGCACACTGCGCCAGTTCCTTAATGCCGACAATGACCTCGACATGCTCATTCGCGACATTCTTATCCCTGCACAATAA
- the iolC gene encoding 5-dehydro-2-deoxygluconokinase encodes MVRETQYPEVITMGRSGVDIYPLQSGVGLEDVETFGKFLGGSPTNVAVAAARLGHSAAVISGVGDDPFGKFVRMEMNRLGVSDQFVITTENYKTPVTFCEIFPPDTFPLYFYREPSAPDLQLRPQDVPVDAVAHAKVFLVSGTGLSDEPSRSAHWEALRARKNTSGWTIADLDYRPMFWESEEVAQREIGSLLDYVNVAVGNKEECRIAVGETEPDRAADALLERGVQLAIVKQGPKGTLAKTRDLRIEVPVTKVDTLNGLGAGDAFGGALTHALIAGWDIPTAIHFASTAGAIVSSRLECSTAMPTEGEVRELMIQRTETAPVVKES; translated from the coding sequence ATGGTGCGTGAAACTCAATATCCGGAAGTAATAACCATGGGACGGTCCGGAGTAGATATATATCCTCTTCAGTCCGGAGTGGGATTAGAAGACGTCGAAACATTTGGCAAATTTCTTGGGGGATCACCAACTAATGTTGCGGTAGCAGCTGCCCGGCTGGGGCATTCCGCAGCTGTGATCTCCGGTGTAGGCGATGATCCTTTTGGAAAGTTCGTTCGTATGGAGATGAATCGTCTAGGCGTATCTGACCAGTTTGTCATTACGACTGAAAACTATAAAACACCGGTAACATTCTGTGAGATATTCCCTCCGGATACATTCCCGTTATATTTCTATCGTGAGCCATCAGCACCAGATCTCCAACTTCGGCCACAAGATGTTCCGGTCGACGCAGTCGCTCATGCAAAGGTATTTTTGGTCTCAGGTACGGGGTTGTCGGACGAACCGTCTCGCTCCGCGCATTGGGAAGCTTTGCGAGCACGTAAAAATACTTCTGGATGGACGATCGCTGATCTTGATTATCGGCCTATGTTCTGGGAAAGTGAAGAAGTTGCACAGCGGGAAATTGGCTCGTTACTCGACTATGTCAATGTTGCTGTCGGAAATAAAGAAGAATGCCGAATTGCTGTTGGTGAAACAGAACCAGATAGAGCTGCAGACGCACTCTTAGAGAGAGGTGTGCAGCTGGCAATTGTTAAGCAAGGTCCAAAAGGCACTCTCGCAAAAACTCGCGATCTTCGTATCGAAGTGCCAGTTACTAAAGTTGACACGCTCAATGGTTTAGGTGCCGGAGATGCTTTTGGTGGTGCCTTGACTCATGCACTAATTGCTGGCTGGGATATTCCGACGGCGATCCATTTTGCGTCGACAGCAGGGGCAATTGTTTCTTCCCGCTTGGAATGCTCTACCGCCATGCCGACGGAAGGCGAAGTTCGTGAATTAATGATCCAGCGTACTGAGACGGCGCCGGTAGTGAAGGAATCGTGA
- a CDS encoding Cgl0159 family (beta/alpha)8-fold protein, giving the protein MVAIQDILDIRLHHPEEIKKRLSSRAPGQLPQNGRKMMIIACDHPARGALGAGQDPMSMANRTELLERCMIALSRPGVDGFLGTADLVEDLTLLGALENKLVFGSMNRTGLQGASFEIDDRFGCYTPEAIVEDNLDGGKTLTRICFADPSTPRTLAATAQAVNQLSVNKKIAMIEPFVSSWKDGQLVNDLSPEAVIKSITIASALGSTSAYTWLKLPCVPQMERVMESTTLPSLILGGEVSKDPENTLNSWGKAVKLPNVCGLVIGRSLLFPSHGDVQTAVDNAVELL; this is encoded by the coding sequence ATGGTTGCTATTCAAGACATCCTGGATATTAGACTCCATCATCCAGAAGAGATAAAGAAGCGTTTGTCTTCACGAGCTCCAGGACAGTTACCTCAAAATGGTCGGAAGATGATGATCATTGCATGTGATCACCCTGCTCGGGGTGCTTTGGGCGCCGGACAGGATCCGATGTCGATGGCTAATCGTACTGAGCTTCTAGAAAGGTGCATGATAGCTCTGTCTCGGCCAGGCGTTGATGGATTCTTAGGAACTGCTGATTTAGTTGAAGACCTTACGCTTCTAGGAGCGCTTGAAAACAAGCTTGTTTTTGGGTCAATGAACCGGACTGGTCTTCAGGGGGCAAGCTTTGAAATAGATGACCGTTTTGGGTGCTATACGCCAGAAGCGATTGTTGAGGACAATCTAGACGGAGGGAAAACTTTGACTCGCATCTGCTTTGCAGATCCAAGCACTCCACGCACCTTAGCGGCTACTGCACAGGCGGTTAACCAGCTGTCAGTAAATAAAAAAATCGCGATGATAGAGCCATTTGTTTCCAGTTGGAAAGATGGGCAACTTGTTAATGATCTCAGCCCAGAAGCAGTCATTAAGTCGATAACTATTGCATCTGCGCTAGGGTCGACGAGTGCATACACCTGGCTCAAATTGCCGTGTGTCCCACAGATGGAGCGCGTGATGGAAAGTACGACTTTGCCATCGCTGATCTTAGGAGGAGAAGTATCTAAGGATCCAGAAAATACGTTAAATAGTTGGGGTAAAGCAGTTAAATTGCCAAACGTATGTGGTCTTGTAATTGGTCGATCCCTTCTTTTCCCCTCACACGGGGATGTCCAAACAGCAGTCGACAACGCAGTGGAGTTGCTATGA